In one Diabrotica virgifera virgifera chromosome 7, PGI_DIABVI_V3a genomic region, the following are encoded:
- the LOC114339801 gene encoding carboxypeptidase B2-like: MAVLVEAGSDGSNILAVASALYLINFLTRNQSFVKIMDYYILPCSNPDAYDRIIKNIDLNGTVPVNLANNFPIILGAKALEGVTTQDFVDALEEWKINLRFSSPVTNAIIKAVALTQKHVKLFISLQEGGSSLVFPFGSSSEVSNDEEELATMAQSVQRVLRNIKIEIGSLYTICGLTFGSVIDFLKYHCGDIKFTYIFHIKDNEQETSIRDVLVYGEDVFNCVKSLARNVYMHYNKLKPNKRRTLQNPIGSHNARVTAAYFPPLL; this comes from the coding sequence ATGGCTGTGTTGGTAGAAGCTGGATCTGACGGATCCAACATATTAGCAGTTGCTTCCGCGCTGTATCTTATAAACTTTTTAACCAGAAATCAAAGCTTTGTGAAGATTATGGACTATTATATTCTTCCATGTTCTAATCCAGATGCTTACGACAGGATTATTAAGAATATTGATCTAAATGGGACAGTTCCTGTAAACTTGGCTAACAATTTTCCGATAATTCTTGGTGCCAAGGCTTTAGAAGGCGTTACCACGCAAGACTTTGTGGACGCTCTTGAAGAATGGAAGATAAACTTAAGATTTTCTTCACCTGTTACTAATGCTATCATCAAAGCAGTCGCTCTCACGCAAAAACATGTGAAACTGTTCATTTCTTTACAAGAAGGGGGATCATCATTAGTTTTTCCCTTTGGTTCTTCTTCTGAAGTGTCTAACGATGAAGAAGAACTTGCAACAATGGCGCAATCAGTACAACGTGTTTTAAGAAACATTAAGATTGAGATTGGCTCACTGTACACAATTTGTGGGTTAACTTTTGGATCAGTTATAGACTTTTTGAAGTATCACTGCGGGGATATAAAATTTACGTATATATTTCATATTAAAGATAACGAACAAGAGACCAGTATACGGGATGTTTTGGTTTATGGTGAGGATGTTTTTAACTGTGTTAAATCTCTCGCAAGAAATGTATATATGCATTATAATAAACTAAAACCTAATAAAA